In Synergistaceae bacterium, the genomic window GCAGAATCAACAGAAGGACTCACAGGCGGCGACATAAAATATATTTGCAGGAGCGCAATAATGGAAGCACTAAACAATGACTCAGAAAATTTCATAATCAAGCGTGAAAACTTTGATGAACACATAGAATCATTCAGTGATGTAATTGCAAAACGGCGCGAAACCCTAGAGCAGGAGAAAGCAAAAGAAAACGCCGTAGAAATAAGCGCGGAAATAGGTTATCCCAGACTTGATATTTTCTTGGCTGAGAAATTAGGACTCTCACGTACAAGCATTCAGAGAATTTTAAAACGGGGCGGAGTCTCATTCAACGGCGATTTACACCTCAAAGGAAGCATGAAAGTTAGTCCCGGCGATAAATTTCTAGTTCAAGTCCCAGAGTCAGAAAATCTCACAGTTTTAGAGGGCGAAGACGTACCATTTGACATAATCTATGAAGACGAGCATTTAATAATCGTGAACAAACCCGCAGGAATCGTCGTTCATCCGGGTACAGGAAATTGGCACGGGACATTAATTCAAGGACTCGTCAAGCGTTATCCCGAAATGAAATCTATGGACGGTTTTATGCGTCCGGGAATCGTCAGCCGCTTGGATATGGGAACGTCGGGACTAATGGTCGTAGCGCGCAATCAAGACTCTTTCTTGTTATTGCAGAAAATGTTTGCTTCACGTGAGGTCGACAAGCGTTATATTGCATTAATTCACGGACATTTAGCACAACCTGAAGGCATATTATCAGGCCCTATTGATGTAGATCCTAATGACCCGTTAAAACGCGTTGTAATCGAAGGAGGCAAGCCAGCTATAACCGGCTATAAAGTCATCAAGGAAGCAGAAAAATTTTCTCTCGTTGAGTGCAAGTTATATACAGGCCGAACCCATCAAATTAGAGTTCATATGTCTGCTGCTGGGTGTCCATTGTACGGCGATTTCACTTACGGAGCGCAGGAAAAATTTATGAATCGCGTATTTTTGCATTCTTGGAAGTTGTCATTTATTCATCCTATAACCGGCCAAGAGTTAAAGTTCAGGCAGAATATACCGGAAGAATTTATTAACCTCTTGCACACTCTCAATCACGGCGAATAAAAGTTTAGCGCGGGTCTTGAAAAATTGTATCAGGAACTCGCGCATTTTCTTCACTAAAATGTGATATAATCTCATGAAAATTTACGTAAAGGAGCTTGACAGCTAGATAATGGTCTTGTATACTCGGCGACACGACACGACACGACACGACACGACCCCATTTTTATTATCTCATAAATTTATCCTCAAATTAAGTTTTCCTGAATTTTTGGGGCTGGATTTGTCATGAATAACATATTCAGTCTCGATAACAAAAAAATTTTAATCACAGGTGCGTCATCAGGAATCGGGCGGGCTACGGCTATAATGTGCTCTCAAATGGGCGCAGAGTTAATAATCACAGGCAGGAATCAAGAAAGGCTTGCAGAAACTTTTAACGCGCTCGAAGGCAGTAATCACGAAAAAATTTGCGCAGATATTTCTATTCAGTCAGAAATTGATAAATTAATTGACTCATCTCCCCAACTTGACGGACTTGTGAATAATGCCGGGATTCTTAATTTATTGCCGGTTGACTTTATCACGCGCGATAAACTAGAAAATTTCTTGAACATAAATACTTATGCACCAATAACGCTTTTTACTGGTCTGATAAAGAAACGCAAGATCAAAAAAGGTGCGTCCGTCGTCTTCACAAGCTCACTTGCAGGAAATTTTATCACTGCTGCGGGACATGCTTTATATTCTGCGTCAAAAGCTGCTATATGCGGTTTTGCGAAAAATGCTGCTCTCGAAATGGCCGCGCGCAAAATCCGTGTTAATTGCGTGTGTCCGGGAATGATCGAGACTAATTTAATTCATGATGACAAAATTACTCCCGAAATGCTCGCAAATGATATGAAACGTTATCCCCTCAAGCGTTATGGCAAGCCTGAAGAAGTCGCAGCTGGCATTATTTATTTACTCTCTGACGCATCAAGTTTCACGACAGGAATTAATTTAATCATTGACGGAGGACTCTTATTGACATGAACCCGTTTAACTTAACCGGCAAAAAAATTTTAATCACAGGCGCGTCATCAGGGATCGGGCGGGCTGCTGCTGTTTTGTGCTCTCAAATGGGCGCAGAGTTAATAATAACCGGCCGCAATAAATGTGAACTCGATAAAACTTTTGCAAATCTCGAAGGCAATAATCACGAAAAAATTTGCGCAGATTTACTAGGGGGGGGGGGGCATCTTGATAGAACTGGTTTCACGGCTCGACGGTCTTGTAAGTAATGCGGGAATAGTTGAATTTTCTCCAGTCGATTTTATAACAAGTGAGAAGCTCAAGAAAGTTTTTGACATAAATTTTTCCGCAGGCATTGAACTTTTCGAGGGGCTTTTTTCCGGCGATAAATTTAATGATGGCGCGTCGGTCGTCTTCACAAGCTCTGTAGACGGAAATTATTGCTTCACTCAGGGAAATGCGGTTTATTCTGCGTCAAAAGCTGCTTTAAATGAATATGTCAGACGTTCTGCACTCAAGGCAGCAAATAAAAATATCCGCGTTAATTGCGTGTGTCCGGGAATGATCGAGACTAATTTATTACGCAATAACAAATCTTTAACGCCCGAAATCTTGCAGGAAGACGCGAAAAAATATCCCCTCAAGCGTTATGGAAAGCCCG contains:
- a CDS encoding SDR family NAD(P)-dependent oxidoreductase — encoded protein: MNPFNLTGKKILITGASSGIGRAAAVLCSQMGAELIITGRNKCELDKTFANLEGNNHEKICADLLGGGGHLDRTGFTARRSCK
- a CDS encoding SDR family oxidoreductase, with product MNNIFSLDNKKILITGASSGIGRATAIMCSQMGAELIITGRNQERLAETFNALEGSNHEKICADISIQSEIDKLIDSSPQLDGLVNNAGILNLLPVDFITRDKLENFLNINTYAPITLFTGLIKKRKIKKGASVVFTSSLAGNFITAAGHALYSASKAAICGFAKNAALEMAARKIRVNCVCPGMIETNLIHDDKITPEMLANDMKRYPLKRYGKPEEVAAGIIYLLSDASSFTTGINLIIDGGLLLT
- a CDS encoding SDR family oxidoreductase, yielding MIELVSRLDGLVSNAGIVEFSPVDFITSEKLKKVFDINFSAGIELFEGLFSGDKFNDGASVVFTSSVDGNYCFTQGNAVYSASKAALNEYVRRSALKAANKNIRVNCVCPGMIETNLLRNNKSLTPEILQEDAKKYPLKRYGKPEEVAAGIIYLLSGASSYVTGTDLIIDGGISIKH